In Streptococcus pneumoniae, the sequence CACGTCGGGCTCAAGAAATGGATGCGGCCATCTGGGGAACACGCGCAGCTGTGATTGGTGGCGCCAATGGAACCAGCAACGTGCGTGCGGGTAAGCTCTTTGACATTCCTGTTTTGGGAACCCATGCCCATGCCTTGGTACAGGTTTATGGCAATGACTATGAAGCTTTCAAGGCTTACGCTGCGACCCACAAAAATTGTGTCTTTCTTGTGGATACCTATGACACCCTTCGCATCGGTGTACCAGCTGCCATTCAGGTGGCGCGTGAGCTGGGTGATCAGATTAACTTTATGGGTGTGCGGATTGACTCTGGGGATATTGCCTACATTTCTAAGAAAGTCCGTCAGCAACTGGATGAGGCTGGATTTACAGAGGCTAAGATTTATGCTTCTAATGATCTAGATGAAAATACCATCCTCAATCTCAAGATGCAAAAGGCCAAGATTGATGTCTGGGGCGTGGGTACCAAGCTGATTACAGCTTATGACCAGCCAGCTCTTGGTGCAGTTTACAAGATTGTTGCAATCGAAGATGAAACTGGTCAGATGCGCAATACGATTAAGCTGTCTAATAATGCGGAAAAAGTCTCTACGCCAGGTAAGAAGCAGGTGTGGCGCATTACCAGTCGTGAAAAAGGCAAGTCAGAAGGCGACTATATCACTTATGATGGTGTGGATATTAGCGACATGACAGAAATCAAGATGTTCCATCCGACCTATACATACATCAAGAAGACGGTTCGTAATTTTGATGCCGTTCCTCTCTTGGTGGATATCTTCAAAGAAGGAATATTAGTTTACAACTTGCCTAGTTTGACTGACATTCAGGATTATGCCCGTAAGGAATTTGACAAGTTGTGGGATGAGTATAAGCGTGTGCTCAATCCGCAGCACTATCCAGTGGATTTGGCGCGTGATGTATGGCAAGATAAGATGGACTTGATTGATAAGATGCGCAAGGAAGCCCTTGGTGAAGGAGAAGAAGAATGAGTTTGCAAGAAACGATTATCCAAGAGCTGGGTGTCAAACCAGTGATTGATGCCCAGGAAGAAATCCGTCGTTCTATTGATTTCTTAAAAAGATATCTGAAAAAACATCCCTTCCTAAAAACCTTTGTACTAGGGATTTCTGGGGGACAAGACTCAACCTTGGCAGGGCGTTTGGCGCAATTAGCTATGGAAGAACTGCGAGCTGAAACGGGAGACGACAGCTACAAATTTATCGCTGTCCGCCTGCCATACGGAGTGCAAGCTGATGAAGCAGATGCTCAAAAAGCCCTAGCCTTCATCCAGCCAGATGTCAGCTTGGTTGTGAATATCAAGGAATCAGCTGATGCCATGACAGCTGCAGTTGAAGCGACAGGTAGTCCTGTTTCAGACTTCAACAAGGGGAATATCAAGGCACGTTGCCGTATGATTGCTCAGTATGCCCTTGCTGGTTCCCATAGCGGAGCGGTCATTGGAACAGACCACGCCGCGGAAAATATCACAGGTTTCTTTACCAAGTTTGGTGACGGCGGTGCGGATATTCTCCCTCTTTACCGCCTCAATAAACGCCAAGGAAAACAGCTCTTGCAGAAACTTGGCGCAGAGCCAGCCCTTTATGAAAAAATCCCAACGGCAGACCTAGAAGAAGATAAACCAGGCCTAGCTGACGAAGTCGCACTTGGAGTCACCTACGCAGAGATTGACGACTACCTAGAAGGCAAAACAATCAGCCCAGAAGCTCAAGCGACCATTGAAAACTGGTGGCACAAAGGCCAACACAAACGCCACTTACCCATCACTGTATTTGATGACTTTTGGGAGTAAAAAGGTCCGGGGGATCTTGAACCCCGAGTTTAGAAATAAGAAAATGAGGCAGATTCGGTAACTCGAAGAGTTCGATTTCATCGTCTTACCCCTGCAACGATGACTAGGTTTGAAAAAGCTTGCTAGAGCGCATTTCAAACCAGGCAGCGACTGCGTCAAGAAATTAGAAGACAAACTCGTTTTCTAGCTGTTACTGAGTTGAGCCTTTTTACTACGAGCATAGAAATAAGGAAGTGAGGTAGCATCATGAAATCTATCGGTACGCAAATATTACAGACAGAACGTTTGATTTTAAGAAGATTTGTGGAGAGTGATGCAGAAGCCATGTTTCAAAATTGGGCTTCATCTGCTGAGAATCTGACCTATGTTACCTGGGATCCCCATCCTGATATCGAAATCACTCGAAACTCGATTCGCAATTGGGTTGCTTCCTATACTAATCTCAACTATTATAAATGGGCCATTTGTCTAAAAGAAAACCCAGAGCAAGTGATAGGAGATATCAGCATCGTTAAGATAGACGAGGCTGATTTAAGCTGTGAAATTGGCTATGTGTTAGGCAAGGCTTACTGGGGAAATGGTATGATGACAGAGACTTTGAAAGCTATCTTGGACTTTTGTTTTACTCAAGCAGGTTTTCAAAAGGTCAGAGCACGTTATGCCAGTCTCAACCCAGCTTCAGGTCGTGTCATGGAAAAGGCTGGAATGTCCTATCTACAAACCATTGTTAATGGTGTAGAGAGAAAAGGCTATCTTGCGGATCTTATTTATTATGGTATAAGTAGGGAAGAATGTTGAATTCTATTTTCTGTTTCTATCGAAGTCAACTATTTATTGTAAATATAATAATTAGCATTCCAAGTTTATTTGAAACTTTAAAATAGCATATTGATTAGTACAAGACAGATGTTCTAGTTCCTTCTTTAATCTGGTTTAGTATTAGTTAAAAAATCGCTTTAAGCTTGTAACTAAGAGGGAGCTAATCGACTAGATTCTCCAGCCGAACAGGTGGTAATGTACTTTTTATAGTGTAATCCTAGCTGTTGTTAAATTTAAAATAGAATCCTCTATCGAGTTAGGGAATTAAATTCAACCAATTTTATTCATGTTTTTTCTATCAAATTATCTAATATTAAAATAGTCTCATTCTGATGAGAAAACTATTCTATTTATACTGCATAGTTGTATAAGGAATGATGAAAGATGAGTGAAAATTATCAAGTTGGAATGTTTGTATCTAAATATATTAGCATGTATTTAGATAAGATGTCTGCAATCCTTTATATATGAGATTGATTACGATATAGTTAAAGTGTTAGTTCAATAATCAATATATCATTCTAAGTCTATTTTATATATAAAGTATATTGTTTAACGTTTGATAGAAAAGATGCTATACTAGAAGTAGGATGTAATGGCAAAATCTAATACTAATAAGCGCTATGCATTACGTAAACTCGGAAAGATTTTTGGTTCTGCGGTAATCGGGCTAACTTTATTTTTAGGAGGAATCTGAATACAAGTTTTGTTCATGCTGCTGATGGGATTCAATATGTCAGAGATGATACTAGAGATAAAGAAGAGGGAATAGAGTATGATGACGCTGACAATGGGGGTATTATTGTAAAAGTAGCGACTAAACCTAAGGTAGTAACCAAGAAAATTTCAAGTACGCGAATTCGTTATGAAAAAGATGAAACAAAAGACCGTAGTGAAAATCCTGTTACAATTGATGGAGAGGATGGCTATGTAACTACGACAAGGACCTACGATGTTAATCCAGAGACTGGTCATGTTACCGAACAGGTTACTGTTGATAGAAAACAAGCCACGGATACAGTTATCAAAGTTCCAGCTAAAAGCAAGGTTGAAGAAGTTCTTGTTCCATGTGCTACTAAATATGAAGCAGACAATGACCTTTCTGCAGGACAGGAGCAAGAGATTACTCTAGGAAAGAATGGGAAAACAGTTACAACGATAACTTATGATGTAGATGGAAAGAGTGGACAAGTAACTGAGAGTACTTTAAGTCAAAAAGAAGACTCTCAAACAAGAGTTGTTAAAAAAGGAACCAAGCCCCAAGTTCTTGTCCAAGAAATTCCAATCGAAACAGAATATCTCGATGACCCAACTCTTGATAAAAGTCAAGAAGTAGAAGAAGTAGGAGAAATTGGTAAATTACTCTTACTACAATCTATACTGTAGATGAACGTGATGGAACAATTGAAGAAACTACTTCTCGTCAAATTACTAAAGAGATGGTAAAAAGACGTATAAGGAGAGGGACGAGAGAACCTGAAAAAGTTGTTGTTCCTGAGCAATCATCTATTCCTTCGTATCCTGTATCTGTTACATCTAACCAAGGAACAGATGTAGCAGTAGAACCAGCTAAAGCAGTTGCTCCAACAACAGACTGGAAACAAGAAAATGGTATGTGGTATTTTTATAATACTGATGGTTCCATGGCAACAGGTTGGGTACAAGTTAATGGTTCATGGTACTACCTCAACAGCAACGGTTCTATGAAAGTCAATCAATGGTTCCAAGTTGGTGGTAAATGGTATTATGTAAATGCATCGGGTGAGTTAGCGGTCAATACAAGTATAGATGGCTATAGAGTCAATGATAATGGTGAATGGGTGCGTTAACAGATTCCTCCCTGCGACAAAATTGATAATAGTATGTCTGAATATATAATTATATATAAAAAGCTATAGATAAGGTCATCTTATAGCGACTATAAAAAAGTGAACAAGCCTAGTCTTCTGTACATTAGAATTCAGATTTGTTCACTTTTTGTTTAATACTCAATGAAAATCAAAGAGCAAACTAGAAAACTAGTCGCAGGTTGCTCAAAGTACTGCTTTGAGGTTGTAGATAGAACTGACGAAGTCAGTCACATATATAATCCAAGGTGACGTTGACGCGGTTTGAAGAGATTTTTGAAGAGTATAAGTCTTTGATTTTGAGACTAAGGAGAGTCAGGGTCAAAGTAGTGAATGATTCTGAAATAACTCATAATAGTCTCTTGAGAGGACAGATAAGAGTAACAAATATGGTGCTACTCATGTGTCTTGCATTTTGATTTACAAACAGCGAAGAAAATATAGGAAGCTGAAATAAAATATAGATGAATCAATTTGGAGAGTCAACGCAATCTATGGCAATATTTTCGAAGCTAGGGGGAAGCATTTTAATTTCGAAGATTTAGACAAATTCTTTCTCAATAAATAAACATGGCGTCACCAAAACTGAAGAAGCGGTAGTGTTCTTGGATGGCATGGTGGTAGGCATCTAAGACTAATTCACGGCCTGCAAAGGCAGAAACCAACATGACCAGAGTTGATTTTGGCAGGTGGAAGTTGGTTGAGAAGGCATCCACGACCTTCCACTCATACCCAGGTTTGATAAAGATATTGGTCCAACCAGAATCTGCTTGGATTTGCCCATCAAACTTGGAACCAATAGTTTCCAAGGTGCGGATAGAAGTGGTTCCGACAGCGATGACACGACCACCATTTTCTTTGACAGAGCGAAGGGTGGCAGCAGCTTCCTCAGAAAGTTGATAGAACTCTGAATGCATTTCGTGTTCGTCCAGATTATCCACAGAAACAGGTCTAAAGGTTCCGAGTCCGACATGGAGAGTCAGATAGACTAGATGAACACCCTTAGCTTGGATTTCTGCCAGCAGTTCTTTGGTGAAGTGAAGACCAGCAGTCGGTGCTGCAGCAGAGCCGCTTTCCTTGGCGTAGACGGTTTGATAACGTTCACGGTCATCTAATTTTTCGTGGATATAAGGTGGCAGAGGCATTTCTCCCAGACTTTCCAAGACTTCTAGGAAAATTCCTTGGTATTCAAAGCGGACAATGCGTCCCCCGTGGGTCAATTCTTCTGTAACGACAGCGCTGAGGTGGCCATCACCAAAGCTGATACGAGTACCGACCTTGAGGCGTTTGGCAGGTTTAGCCAGAACTTCCCACTCGTCTCCACTAGTGTTCTTAAGGAGGAGAAGTTCCACATGACTTCCTGTCTCCACTTTTTGACCATAGAGGCGGGCAGGGAGAACTCGGGTGTCGTTCATGACAAGGGCATCACCAGGTTCCAGCATATCAATAATAGAGTGGAAGTGTTTATCTTGCATTTCTCCTGTCTCACGGTTGACGATGAGGAGTTTGGAGGCATCACGTTTTTCAAGGGGCGTTTGGGCAATCAATTCCTCTGGCAAGTGGAAATCAAAATCAGCTGTATTCATATATCTGTTCATTCTTTCTAAGTTCTAATCCTATCCATTATAACACGTTTCAAGTTTGGACGCTCTTTTTTTAGAAATTAAATCGTTTTCACTTGACAAAAATTGGTCTATACCATATAATAAATATAGACAGAAATGGAGGATGAAAAGATGAAAGTTATTAAAGTTGAAAACCAAGTTCAAGGTGGAAAAGTTGCTTTTGAGATGTTGAAGGAAAAATTGGCTAATGGAGCTCAAACTCTAGGACTTGCGACAGGAAGTAGCCCACTTGAATTTTACAAGGAAATTGTTGAGAGTAACCTTGATTTTTCAAATCTAACCAGTGTCAACCTTGATGAGTATGTGGGCCTTGATGGGGACAATCCACAGTCTTATCGTTACTTCATGCAAGAAAACTTGTTCAACCAAAAACCATTTAAAGAAAGTTTCTTGCCTCGTGGTGTTAAGGACAATGCTGAAGCTGAAGTTGAACGCTACAACCAAATTTTGGCTGACCATCCAGTTGACCTCCAAATCTTGGGAATTGGTCGCAATGGGCATATCGGCTTTAATGAGCCTGGTACTCCATTTGACAGTCAAACGCATCTAGTAGAACTTGACCAGTCTACTATTGAAGCCAATGCACGCTTCTTTGCCAAGATTGAAGACGTCCCAACCCAAGCTATTTCAATGGGGATTAAAAACATTTTGGATGCCAAGTCTATTATTCTTTTTGCTTACGGTGAGTCGAAAGCAGAAGCCATTGCCGGAACAGTATCTGGCCCAGTGACTGAGAACCTACCTGCAAGTAGCCTCCAAAATCACCCTGATGTAACCATCATCGCAGATGCTGAAGCGCTTAGCTTACTCGAAAAATAAAAAAGCAATGTTCTATTGAACGCTTTCAACTCTTGTATAAATGGAAGAAAAAATCAAAATTAAACCGCATTTTTGCTTGACAATTATTCCTTTTACGTGTAGAATGAAATAGATATTGAACTTGAAGGGAGTGAAAAAAATGTCTAAAACAGTAGTACGTAAGAATGAATCTCTTGACGACGCACTTCGCCGTTTCAAACGTGCGGTTACTAAAGCTGGTACTCTTCAAGAAACACGCAAACGTGAATTCTATGAAAAACCTTCTGTAAAACGTAAACGTAAATCAGAAGTAGCTCGTAAACGTAAAAAATTCTAATTGGAATGAAAGGCTAGAGAAATCTAGTCCTTTTTCTTTTAAATAAATACTCCAAAGCCTGCAAAAATCTGAAACTTCCTCCTACAATTTGATATAATAGAGAGAAGAACTCATTTGAAGGAGGAAATGATGTCGGTTTTAGTAAAAGAAGTGATTGAAAAGCTTAGACTAGACATTGTCTATGGTGAACCAGAATTGCTTGAAAAGGAAATCAATATAGCGGATATTACGCGACCTGGTCTTGAAATGACAGGCTATTTTGACTACTATACACCAGAGCGGATTCAACTTTTGGGGATGAAGGAGTGGTCTTATCTGATCAGCATGCCTTCCAACAGCCGTTATGAAGTTTTGAAAAAAATGTTTCTACCTGAGACACCAGCAGTCATTGTTGCCCGTGGTTTGGTGGTTCCAGAGGAGATGTTAAAGGCTGCTAGAGAATGTAAGATTGCTATTTTAACCAGCCGTGCAGCTACCAGTCGTTTATCTGGAGAGTTATCTAGCTATCTGGATTCTCGTTTGGCAGAACGTACCAGTGTGCACGGTGTCTTGATGGATATTTATGGGATGGGCGTCTTGATTCAGGGAGATAGTGGAATTGGTAAGAGCGAGACAGGTCTTGAGCTTGTCAAACGTGGTCACCGTTTGGTAGCCGATGACCGTGTCGATATCTTTGCCAAGGATGAGATTACTCTCTGGGGTGAACCAGCTGAAATTTTGAAACACTTGATTGAAATTCGTGGGGTTGGTATTATCGATGTTATGAGTCTCTACGGTGCGAGTGCTGTCAAGGATTCTTCACAGGTTCAGCTTGCTGTCTATTTGGAAAATTACGATACACATAAGACCTTTGATCGTCTTGGAAACAATGCAGAGGAACTTGAAGTTTCTGGCGTAGCCATTCCTCGTATTCGTATTCCAGTTAAAACAGGTCGTAATATCTCTGTTGTGATTGAGGCAGCTGCCATGAATTATCGTGCCAAGGAAATGGGCTTTGATGCGACCCGTTTGTTCGACGAACGACTGACAAGTCTAATCGCTCGAAATGAGGTGCAAAATGCTTGATCCAATTGCTATTCAACTAGGACCCCTAGCCATTCGTTGGTATGCCTTATGTATTGTGACAGGCTTGATTCTTGCGGTTTATTTGACCATGAAAGAAGCACCTAGAAAGAAGATCATACCAGACGATATTTTAGATTTTATCTTAGTAGCCTTTCCCTTGGCTATTTTAGGAGCTCGTCTCTACTATGTTATTTTCCGATTTGATTACTATAGTCAGAATTTAGGAGAGATTTTTGCCATTTGGAATGGTGGTTTGGCCATTTACGGTGGTTTGATAACTGGGGCTCTTGTGCTCTATATCTTTGCTGACCGTAAACTCATCAATACTTGGGATTTTCTAGATATTGCGGCGCCTAGCGTTATGATTGCTCAAAGTTTGGGGCGTTGGGGTAATTTCTTTAACCAAGAAGCTTATGGTGCAACAGTGGATAATCTTGATTATCTACCTGGCTTTATCCGTGACCAGATGTATATTGAGGGGAGCTACCGTCAACCGACTTTCCTTTATGAGTCTCTATGGAATCTGCTTGGCTTTGCCTTGATTCTGATTTTTAGACGGAAATGGAAGAGTCTCAGACGAGGTCATATCACGGCCTTTTACTTGATTTGGTATGGTTTCGGTCGTATGGTCATCGAAGGTATGCGAACAGATAGTCTCATGTTCTTCGGCCTTCGAGTGTCCCAATGGCTGTCAGTTGTCCTTATCGGTCTCGGTATAATGATCGTTATTTATCAAAATCGAAAGAAGGCCCCTTACTATATTACAGAGGAGGAAAACTAAATGTTAGAAGTTGCATATATTCTTGTTGCCCTAGCTTTGATTGTCTTTTTGGTCTATCTGATCATTACTGTACAAAAGCTTGGTCGTGTCATCGATGAAACAGAAAAGACGATTAAAACCTTGACTTCAGATGTGGATGTGACCTTGCATCATACCAATGAGTTGTTGGCTAAGGTCAATGTCTTGGCAGATGATATCAATGTCAAGGTGGCTACGATTGATCCACTCTTCAGTGCTGTTGCAGATTTATCTCTATCTGTTTCAGACCTCAATGACCATGCGCGTGTCTTGAGCAAGAAAGCTTCATCAGCTGGTTCAAAAACACTCAAGACTGGTGCAAGTCTGTCAGCTCTTCGTCTTGCAAGTAAATTTTTCAAAAAATAAAAAAGGAGAATCCTTATGGGTAAATTATCCTCAATCCTTTTAGGAACGGTTTCAGGTGCAGCTCTTGCCTTGTTTTTAACAAGTGATAAGGGCAAACAAGTTTGCAGTCAGGCTCAAGATTTTCTAGATGATTTGAGAGAAGATCCGGAGTATGCCAAGGAGCAAGTCTGTGAAAAACTGACAGAAGTTAAGGAGCAGGCTACAGATTTTGTTCTGAAAACAAAAGAACAGGTTGAGTCAGGTGAAATCACTGTGGACAGTATACTTGCTCAAGCTAAATCCTATGCTTTTCAAGCGACAGAAGCATCAAAAAATCAATTAAATAATCTCAAGGAGCAATGGCAAGAAAAAGCCGAAGCTCTTGATGACTCAGAAGAGATTGTGATTGATATAACAGAAGAATAAACCATCACCATCTCCGGACGGACTATGTATCTGGGGATGGTGATTTTTATCTGGAATCTAGTCTTTGTGGTATAATAATTACTATGCAGAAAAAACCAACGTCAGCCTATGTGCACATCCCATTTTGTACCCAGATTTGTTATTATTGTGATTTTTCAAAGGTCTTCATCAAAAATCAGCCAGTCGACAGCTATTTAGAGCATCTGCTGGAAGAGTTTCGTTCTTATGATATTGAAAAGTTGTCAACCCTTTATATCGGTGGTGGAACACCGACAGCCCTGTCGGCTCCGCAACTGGAGGTGTTACTGAATGGCTTGACTAAAAACTTGAACTTGTCTGTCTTGGAAGAGTTGACCATTGAAGCCAATCCAGGCGATTTGGATGCGGATAAGATAGCTGTTTTGAAAAATTCGGCTGTCAATCGTGTTTCGCTAGGTGTTCAGACCTTTGATGATAAGATGTTGAAAAAAATTGGGCGCAGTCATTTGGAGAAGGATATTTATGAAAATATCGATCGCCTGAAACTGGCTGGTTTTGACAATATCTCCATTGATTTGATTTATGCTCTGCCTGGTCAGACCATGGAGCAAGTAAAGGAAAATGTGGCTAAAGCCATTGGACTGGATATTCCCCACATGAGTTTGTATAGTTTGATTTTAGAAAACCATACGGTCTTTATGAACCGGATGCGACGTGGGAAATTGCCTCTGCCTAAGGAGGAACTAGAAGCGGAGATGTTTGAGTACATCATTGCAGAGCTGGAGCGAGCAGGTTTTGAGCATTATGAGATTTCTAATTTCTCCAAACCCGGCTTTGAAAGTCGTCACAATCTCATGTACTGGGACAATGCTGAATACTATGGTATTGGTGCAGGGGCATCTGGTTATGTCAATGGAGTACGTTATAAAAATCATGGTCCCATTCGTCATTATCTCAGTGCGGTTGAGGAAGGCAATGCTTGTATTACAGAAGATCACCTGAGTCAAAAGGAGCAAATGGAAGAAGAAATGTTCTTGGGACTCCGCAAGAAATCCGGGGTTTCCATGGCGCGATTTGAGGAAAAATTTGGACAGTCTTTTGCTGGACTTTATGGAGAAATTGTCAGAGATTTGGTTCAACAAGGCCTCATGCAGATTGAGGGTGACCACGTTCGCATGACAAAGAGAGGTCTCTTTTTGGGAGATACTGTAGCAGAACGATTTATTTTGGAGTAGGATCATGGGCTTAACTTATCAAATGAAAATGAAAATTCCTTTTGATATGGCTGATATGAACGGTCATATCAAACTTCCAGATGTGATTTTGCTGTCACTGCAAGTTTCAGGGATGCAGTCGATTGAACTGGGAGTTAGTGATAAGGCCATTTTGGAAGACTATAATCTGGTCTGGATTATCGCAGAATATGATATTGAGGTGGTTCGTTTGCCTCGTTTTGCGGAAGAAATTACCATCGAAACGGAAGCCTTGAGCTACAATCGACTTTTTTGCTACCGTCGCTTTACTATTTATAATGAAGCGGGGCAGGAGCTCATCCATATGATGGCGACCTTTGTTCTCATGGACCGCGACAGTCGAAAAGTCCATGCTGTTGAACCTGAGATTGTGGCTCCTTACCAGTCTGATTTTGATAAAAAACTTATCCGTGGACCGAAGTATGAGTCCTTGGAAGAGCCGATCAGCAAGGATTACCATGTTCGTTTTTACGACTTGGATATGAATGGTCATGTCAATAACAGTAAATACTTGGACTGGATTTTTGAGGTCATGGGAGCGGATTTTTTGACCCACTATATTCCCAAGAAAATCAACCTCAAGTATGTCAAGGAAGTTCGACCAGGTGGGGTGATTACATCGGCTGTTGAACGGACTGGACTGGAAAGCAAGCATGAAATTACAAGTGATGGGGTTATCAATGCCCAAGCAATCATTACTTGGAAAGAAATAAAAAAGGCTTAGGGAGAAATAGATGAAATATAAAGGCTATTTAATTGATTTAGACGGAACCATTTATAAGGGGAAAGACCGAATCCCTGCTGGAGAGACTTTTGTTCATGAATTGCAAAAGCGGGACATTCCCTATCTCTTTGTAACCAACAATACAACTCGCACTCCAGAGAGTGTTAAGGAGATGTTGGCTCAGAATTTTAATATCGATACGCCCCTATCGACTGTCTACACAGCGACTTTGGCAACCATCGACTATATGAATGATTTGGGGCTTGAAAAGACCGTCTATGTCGTCGGAGAAGCAGGACTCAAGGAAGCCATCAAGGCGGCTGGTTATGTGGAAGACAAGGAAAACCCTGCCTACGTGGTAGTTGGTCTGGATTGGCAAGTCGACTATGAAAAATTTGCCACAGCAACTCTTGCTATTCAAAAGGGTGCCCATTTTATCGGAACCAATCCTGACCTCAACATCCCGACGGAACGTGGTCTTTTGCCAGGTGCTGGCTCCCTGATTACGCTGCTTGAAGTAGCGACACGAGTGAAGCCGGTTTATATCGGAAAACCCAATGCCATCATTATGGACAAGGCGGTTGAGCACTTAGGTTTGGAACGTGAAGAGTTAATTATGGTTGGGGACAATTATTTGACTGATATCCGGGCTGGGATTGACAATGGCATTCCAACGCTCTTGGTGACGACAGGTTTTACTAAGGCAGAAGAAGTAGCTGGCCTGCCAATCGCACCGACACATGTGGTTTCTAGCCTTGCGGAGTGGGATTTTGATGAAAACTAAATTGATCTTTTGGGGCTCTATGCTCTTTCTCCTCTCCCTCTCAATCCTTCTGACCATTTATCTGGCTTGGATTTTCTATCCTATGGAGATTCAGTGGCTAAACTTAACGAATCGAGTCTATCTAAAACCAGAAACCATTCAATACAATTTTCATATCTTGATGAATTATCTGACCAATCCTTTTAGTCAGGTCTTACAGATGCCTGATTTTCGTTCGTCAGCAGCTGGTCTGCACCATTTCGCAGTGGTCAAGAATCTCTTTCATTTGGTTCAGCTAGTAGCTCTAGTGACACTGCCAAGTTTCTATGTCTTTGTCAATAGAATTGTGAAAAAGGACTTTTTGTCTCTTTATCGAAAAAGTCTCCTGACTCTAGTAGTCTTACCTGTGATGATTGGACTTGGGGGAGTTTTGATTGGTTTTGACCAATTCTTTACTCTTTTCCATCAAATTCTCTTTGTGGGAGATGATACCTGGCTTTTTGATCCAGCCAAGGATCCTGTTATTATGATTTTGCCAGAGACCTTCTTTCTTCATGCCTTCCTCCTCTTTTTTGCCCTCTATGAAAGCTTCTTTGGCTATCTGTGTCTGAAAAGTCGTAGGAAATGAAATGAAAGATGTTTTTAATTTGCATATATAAAAATATATATCGTTTAAAACCATCGTTA encodes:
- a CDS encoding nicotinate phosphoribosyltransferase codes for the protein MYPDDSLTLHTDLYQINMMQVYFDQGIHNKKAVFEVYFRQQPFKNGYAVFAGLERIVNYLEDLRFSDSDISYLESLGYHGAFLDYLRNFKLELTVRSAQEGDLVFANEPIVQVEGPLAQCQLVETALLNIVNYQTLVATKAARIRSVIEDEPLMEFGTRRAQEMDAAIWGTRAAVIGGANGTSNVRAGKLFDIPVLGTHAHALVQVYGNDYEAFKAYAATHKNCVFLVDTYDTLRIGVPAAIQVARELGDQINFMGVRIDSGDIAYISKKVRQQLDEAGFTEAKIYASNDLDENTILNLKMQKAKIDVWGVGTKLITAYDQPALGAVYKIVAIEDETGQMRNTIKLSNNAEKVSTPGKKQVWRITSREKGKSEGDYITYDGVDISDMTEIKMFHPTYTYIKKTVRNFDAVPLLVDIFKEGILVYNLPSLTDIQDYARKEFDKLWDEYKRVLNPQHYPVDLARDVWQDKMDLIDKMRKEALGEGEEE
- the nadE gene encoding ammonia-dependent NAD(+) synthetase, which encodes MSLQETIIQELGVKPVIDAQEEIRRSIDFLKRYLKKHPFLKTFVLGISGGQDSTLAGRLAQLAMEELRAETGDDSYKFIAVRLPYGVQADEADAQKALAFIQPDVSLVVNIKESADAMTAAVEATGSPVSDFNKGNIKARCRMIAQYALAGSHSGAVIGTDHAAENITGFFTKFGDGGADILPLYRLNKRQGKQLLQKLGAEPALYEKIPTADLEEDKPGLADEVALGVTYAEIDDYLEGKTISPEAQATIENWWHKGQHKRHLPITVFDDFWE
- a CDS encoding GNAT family N-acetyltransferase, encoding MKSIGTQILQTERLILRRFVESDAEAMFQNWASSAENLTYVTWDPHPDIEITRNSIRNWVASYTNLNYYKWAICLKENPEQVIGDISIVKIDEADLSCEIGYVLGKAYWGNGMMTETLKAILDFCFTQAGFQKVRARYASLNPASGRVMEKAGMSYLQTIVNGVERKGYLADLIYYGISREEC
- a CDS encoding G5 domain-containing protein, with product MKVPAKSKVEEVLVPCATKYEADNDLSAGQEQEITLGKNGKTVTTITYDVDGKSGQVTESTLSQKEDSQTRVVKKGTKPQVLVQEIPIETEYLDDPTLDKSQEVEEVGEIGKLLLLQSIL
- a CDS encoding N-acetylmuramoyl-L-alanine amidase family protein; translation: MVKRRIRRGTREPEKVVVPEQSSIPSYPVSVTSNQGTDVAVEPAKAVAPTTDWKQENGMWYFYNTDGSMATGWVQVNGSWYYLNSNGSMKVNQWFQVGGKWYYVNASGELAVNTSIDGYRVNDNGEWVR
- the queA gene encoding tRNA preQ1(34) S-adenosylmethionine ribosyltransferase-isomerase QueA, producing the protein MNTADFDFHLPEELIAQTPLEKRDASKLLIVNRETGEMQDKHFHSIIDMLEPGDALVMNDTRVLPARLYGQKVETGSHVELLLLKNTSGDEWEVLAKPAKRLKVGTRISFGDGHLSAVVTEELTHGGRIVRFEYQGIFLEVLESLGEMPLPPYIHEKLDDRERYQTVYAKESGSAAAPTAGLHFTKELLAEIQAKGVHLVYLTLHVGLGTFRPVSVDNLDEHEMHSEFYQLSEEAAATLRSVKENGGRVIAVGTTSIRTLETIGSKFDGQIQADSGWTNIFIKPGYEWKVVDAFSTNFHLPKSTLVMLVSAFAGRELVLDAYHHAIQEHYRFFSFGDAMFIY
- a CDS encoding glucosamine-6-phosphate deaminase, coding for MKVIKVENQVQGGKVAFEMLKEKLANGAQTLGLATGSSPLEFYKEIVESNLDFSNLTSVNLDEYVGLDGDNPQSYRYFMQENLFNQKPFKESFLPRGVKDNAEAEVERYNQILADHPVDLQILGIGRNGHIGFNEPGTPFDSQTHLVELDQSTIEANARFFAKIEDVPTQAISMGIKNILDAKSIILFAYGESKAEAIAGTVSGPVTENLPASSLQNHPDVTIIADAEALSLLEK
- the rpsU gene encoding 30S ribosomal protein S21; this translates as MSKTVVRKNESLDDALRRFKRAVTKAGTLQETRKREFYEKPSVKRKRKSEVARKRKKF
- the hprK gene encoding HPr(Ser) kinase/phosphatase is translated as MSVLVKEVIEKLRLDIVYGEPELLEKEINIADITRPGLEMTGYFDYYTPERIQLLGMKEWSYLISMPSNSRYEVLKKMFLPETPAVIVARGLVVPEEMLKAARECKIAILTSRAATSRLSGELSSYLDSRLAERTSVHGVLMDIYGMGVLIQGDSGIGKSETGLELVKRGHRLVADDRVDIFAKDEITLWGEPAEILKHLIEIRGVGIIDVMSLYGASAVKDSSQVQLAVYLENYDTHKTFDRLGNNAEELEVSGVAIPRIRIPVKTGRNISVVIEAAAMNYRAKEMGFDATRLFDERLTSLIARNEVQNA